A region from the Pseudomonas cucumis genome encodes:
- a CDS encoding FixH family protein, with protein MSAATAASPWYKHLWPWIIIAILACSVTLTLSMVTIAVNNPDNLVNDNYYEAGKGINRSLDRELLAQTLQLRASVHLDDVTGEVDLRLSGNSTPATLELNLISPTQPEKDRKITLARSETEQGRYIGQLSDKIEGRRFVELLGVQDDKTWRMFEEEQVSHAKDLLLGDEPLQGAEDLKK; from the coding sequence ATGTCCGCAGCAACTGCCGCAAGTCCCTGGTACAAGCACCTTTGGCCGTGGATCATCATCGCCATCCTGGCCTGCTCGGTGACCTTGACCCTGTCGATGGTGACCATCGCGGTGAACAACCCGGACAACCTGGTCAACGACAACTATTACGAGGCCGGCAAGGGTATCAACCGTTCGCTGGACCGCGAACTGCTGGCCCAGACCCTGCAACTGCGTGCCAGCGTGCATCTGGATGACGTGACCGGCGAAGTCGACCTGCGCCTGAGCGGCAACAGCACGCCTGCAACCCTTGAGCTGAACCTGATTTCGCCAACTCAACCGGAGAAGGATCGCAAGATCACCCTGGCCCGCAGCGAAACCGAACAGGGCCGCTACATTGGCCAGTTGAGCGACAAGATTGAAGGTCGTCGCTTTGTCGAATTGCTGGGTGTGCAGGATGACAAGACCTGGCGCATGTTCGAAGAAGAACAGGTCAGCCATGCCAAGGATCTGCTGCTCGGTGATGAACCGCTGCAGGGTGCGGAAGACCTGAAAAAATAA
- the ccoG gene encoding cytochrome c oxidase accessory protein CcoG codes for MSNQIPVHDVTPPAKNANNSVDLYASREKIYTRAFTGLFRNLRMIGGAGLFLLYFGTVWLNWGGHQAVWWNLPERKFFIFGATFWPQDFILLSGILIVSAFGLFFITVYAGRVWCGYTCPQSVWTWIFMWCEKVTEGDRNQRIKLDKAPMSANKFLRKFSKHTMWLLIGFVTGMTFVGYFSPIRELVIDFFTGQADGWSYFWVGFFTLATYGNAGWLREQVCIYMCPYARFQSVMFDKDTLIVSYDPRRGESRGPRKKGIDYKAQGLGDCIDCTMCVQVCPTGIDIRDGLQIECIGCAACIDACDSIMDKMDYPRGLISYTTEHNLSGQKTHKLRPRLIGYALVLLTMIALLMTAFFMRSLVGFDVSKDRVLYRENAEGRIENVYSLKIMNKDQRDHTYVLEATGLPDLKLQGKREIKVAAGEIFSQPVELSSAPEQLPSSTNEVTFILKDADDANVHVEAKSRFIGPQIR; via the coding sequence ATGAGCAATCAGATTCCGGTACACGACGTCACGCCACCTGCCAAGAACGCGAACAACAGCGTCGACCTCTACGCCTCTCGAGAAAAAATCTACACCCGCGCCTTCACCGGCCTGTTCCGCAATCTGCGGATGATCGGCGGTGCCGGGCTGTTTCTACTGTATTTCGGCACGGTGTGGCTGAACTGGGGCGGCCATCAAGCCGTCTGGTGGAACCTGCCGGAACGTAAATTCTTTATTTTCGGCGCGACCTTCTGGCCTCAGGACTTCATCCTGCTCTCGGGAATCCTGATCGTCAGCGCTTTCGGCCTGTTCTTCATCACCGTGTATGCCGGTCGGGTCTGGTGCGGCTACACCTGCCCACAGAGCGTCTGGACCTGGATCTTCATGTGGTGCGAAAAAGTCACCGAAGGCGACCGCAACCAGCGCATCAAGCTCGACAAGGCGCCGATGAGCGCAAACAAATTCCTGCGCAAATTCAGCAAGCACACGATGTGGCTGCTGATCGGTTTCGTGACCGGCATGACCTTCGTCGGTTACTTCTCGCCGATTCGCGAGCTGGTGATCGATTTCTTCACCGGCCAGGCCGATGGCTGGTCGTATTTCTGGGTCGGCTTCTTCACCCTCGCCACTTACGGCAACGCTGGCTGGTTGCGTGAGCAAGTGTGCATTTACATGTGCCCGTACGCCCGCTTCCAGAGCGTAATGTTCGACAAGGACACGCTGATCGTCTCCTATGATCCGCGCCGTGGCGAAAGCCGTGGCCCGCGCAAGAAAGGTATCGACTACAAGGCCCAGGGCCTGGGCGATTGCATCGACTGCACCATGTGCGTCCAGGTCTGCCCCACCGGTATCGACATCCGCGATGGCCTGCAAATCGAATGCATCGGCTGCGCGGCGTGCATCGACGCCTGCGACAGCATCATGGATAAGATGGATTACCCCCGCGGCCTGATCAGCTACACCACCGAGCACAACCTGTCGGGGCAAAAAACCCATAAACTGCGCCCACGCCTGATCGGTTATGCCTTGGTGTTGCTGACAATGATCGCGTTGCTGATGACTGCGTTCTTCATGCGTTCGCTGGTCGGCTTCGATGTCAGTAAAGACCGCGTGTTGTACCGCGAGAACGCCGAAGGCCGGATCGAAAACGTCTACAGCCTGAAGATCATGAACAAGGATCAGCGCGACCACACCTACGTGCTCGAAGCCACCGGCCTGCCGGATCTCAAGCTGCAAGGCAAGCGCGAGATCAAAGTCGCTGCCGGGGAGATCTTCAGCCAGCCGGTCGAACTGTCCAGCGCACCGGAACAACTGCCGTCGAGCACCAACGAGGTGACATTCATCCTCAAGGATGCCGATGACGCCAACGTCCACGTTGAAGCCAAGAGCCGATTCATCGGCCCACAAATTCGTTGA
- a CDS encoding metallophosphoesterase family protein produces MITKKVKRFMLGLCLLSAVPLANSTEGTPRHMVFVSDTQYPWTDKLDRREPESDADFKTRSKWLVESQFASIADFRKNHPQSQVPLMINGDVTAFGHGWQRSYMNSTLKKYFGSDYLYGLGNHDYENNVDDCFSNNCAAGSIVEFKEHHIGKVDSFDLNITGGFFNKLYSGSLAYSVNIGEVHMVQLNNEPTYTTRISHALNPTTFDITSTLDWLEADLRLARIQGYAIIINMHKPEEMMGNIEQARRFYQMIRKYEVTAIFAGHYHQRGGAAFKESDVPMYLSGATSQQTYLIASFTEDRKQLQVYLVENNQWQNRRLIDTTPVKSIFANRP; encoded by the coding sequence ATGATTACTAAGAAAGTTAAACGATTCATGCTGGGCTTGTGTCTGCTGTCCGCAGTACCTTTGGCCAATTCAACCGAGGGCACTCCGCGTCATATGGTCTTCGTGTCGGATACACAATACCCCTGGACGGACAAACTCGACCGCAGAGAGCCTGAATCAGATGCGGATTTCAAGACGCGCTCCAAATGGCTGGTGGAATCCCAGTTTGCGAGTATTGCCGACTTCCGCAAAAATCATCCGCAATCGCAGGTGCCGCTGATGATCAACGGTGACGTCACCGCTTTCGGTCACGGCTGGCAACGTTCCTATATGAATTCGACATTGAAAAAATACTTCGGGAGCGATTATTTATATGGCCTGGGCAATCACGATTATGAGAATAATGTGGACGATTGCTTTAGCAATAATTGTGCGGCCGGCAGTATCGTGGAATTTAAAGAGCATCACATTGGAAAGGTCGACAGTTTTGATTTGAATATTACTGGCGGGTTTTTTAATAAGCTGTATTCGGGCAGTCTCGCCTATTCCGTAAACATAGGTGAAGTCCATATGGTGCAACTCAATAATGAGCCGACCTATACGACCAGAATTTCTCATGCGTTAAACCCGACGACGTTCGACATCACCAGTACGCTGGATTGGCTTGAAGCCGATTTGAGGCTCGCTCGGATTCAGGGTTACGCCATCATTATCAACATGCACAAACCCGAGGAAATGATGGGTAACATTGAGCAAGCGAGGCGCTTCTACCAAATGATCAGGAAGTATGAGGTCACTGCCATTTTTGCCGGTCATTACCATCAAAGAGGCGGCGCTGCCTTTAAAGAGAGTGACGTGCCAATGTACCTCAGCGGCGCCACTTCTCAGCAGACCTACCTGATTGCCAGTTTTACCGAGGATCGCAAGCAGTTGCAGGTCTATCTGGTGGAGAACAATCAATGGCAAAACCGGAGGCTGATCGATACGACTCCTGTGAAATCAATTTTCGCTAATCGTCCATGA
- the ccoP gene encoding cytochrome-c oxidase, cbb3-type subunit III: MTTFWSLYVTVLSLGTIFALTWLLLSTRKGQRSESTDETVGHSFDGIEEYDNPLPKWWFMLFVGTIIFALGYLVLYPGLGNWKGLLPGYNYLDNEKQTAFANGQTGWTGVHEWEKEMLRSDAKFGPIFAKFASMPIEEVAKDPQALKMGGRLFASNCSVCHGSDAKGAYGFPNLTDADWRWGGEAETIKTTIMGGRHAVMPAWAEVIGEQGVADVAAFVVTNLDGRKLPEGTKADPVAGQKLFAANCVACHGPQGKGTPAMGAPDLTHPAGFIYGSSFAQLQQTIRYGRQGQMPAQEQLQGNDKVHLLAAYVYSLSHGEKAPVADAQ; encoded by the coding sequence ATGACTACGTTCTGGAGTCTGTACGTCACAGTCCTCAGTCTCGGCACCATCTTCGCCCTGACCTGGCTGCTGCTGTCCACCCGCAAGGGCCAGCGCAGCGAATCCACCGATGAAACGGTCGGCCACTCCTTCGACGGGATCGAGGAGTATGACAACCCGCTGCCGAAATGGTGGTTCATGCTGTTCGTGGGCACCATCATCTTCGCCCTCGGCTATCTGGTGCTGTACCCGGGCCTGGGTAACTGGAAAGGCCTGCTGCCGGGTTACAACTACCTCGATAACGAGAAGCAGACCGCGTTCGCCAACGGCCAGACCGGCTGGACCGGCGTTCACGAGTGGGAAAAGGAAATGCTCAGGTCGGATGCCAAGTTCGGCCCGATCTTCGCCAAGTTCGCTTCCATGCCGATCGAAGAAGTCGCCAAAGACCCGCAAGCCCTGAAGATGGGTGGCCGCCTGTTCGCCTCCAACTGCTCGGTCTGCCACGGTTCCGACGCCAAAGGCGCCTATGGCTTCCCTAACCTGACCGACGCCGACTGGCGCTGGGGTGGCGAGGCAGAAACCATCAAGACCACCATCATGGGCGGTCGTCACGCCGTGATGCCGGCCTGGGCTGAAGTGATCGGTGAGCAAGGCGTTGCTGACGTTGCCGCGTTCGTGGTGACCAACCTGGATGGCCGCAAGCTGCCGGAAGGTACCAAGGCTGACCCGGTTGCCGGCCAGAAACTGTTCGCCGCCAACTGCGTGGCGTGCCATGGCCCGCAAGGTAAAGGCACCCCAGCGATGGGCGCCCCTGACCTGACCCACCCTGCCGGGTTCATCTACGGTTCGAGCTTCGCTCAACTGCAGCAGACCATCCGTTACGGCCGTCAGGGCCAGATGCCTGCGCAGGAACAGCTGCAAGGCAACGACAAGGTTCACCTGCTGGCTGCTTACGTTTACAGCCTGTCTCACGGTGAGAAAGCGCCCGTGGCGGACGCCCAGTAA
- a CDS encoding CcoQ/FixQ family Cbb3-type cytochrome c oxidase assembly chaperone produces MDIGMIRGLGTVVVMVAFIGLALWVFSPKRKSEFEDATLLPFADDPEAIKHVEQASRSNKE; encoded by the coding sequence ATGGATATCGGGATGATTCGTGGCCTGGGCACCGTTGTTGTGATGGTGGCCTTCATCGGTCTGGCGCTGTGGGTGTTCAGCCCCAAGCGCAAGTCGGAGTTTGAAGACGCGACCTTGCTGCCTTTCGCGGATGATCCCGAAGCCATCAAGCACGTCGAGCAAGCTTCTAGGAGTAACAAAGAATGA
- the ccoO gene encoding cytochrome-c oxidase, cbb3-type subunit II: MKHEAVEKNIGLLAFFMVIAVSVGGLTQIVPLFFQDVTNKPVEGMKPRTALELEGRDIYIANGCVGCHSQMIRPFRAETERYGHYSVAGESVWDHPFLWGSKRTGPDLARVGGRYSDDWQRAHLYNPRNVVPESKMPAYPFLVENKLDGKDTAKKMEVLRTLGVPYTDEDIAGAKDAVKGKTEMDALVAYLQGLGTIIKSKR, encoded by the coding sequence ATGAAGCATGAAGCAGTCGAGAAGAATATTGGCCTGCTGGCCTTCTTCATGGTTATCGCCGTCAGCGTCGGCGGCCTGACTCAAATCGTTCCGCTGTTTTTCCAGGACGTCACCAACAAGCCGGTCGAAGGCATGAAGCCTCGCACCGCCCTTGAACTGGAAGGACGCGACATCTACATCGCCAACGGTTGTGTCGGCTGCCACTCGCAGATGATCCGCCCGTTCCGTGCTGAAACCGAACGTTATGGCCACTACTCGGTAGCCGGTGAAAGCGTCTGGGACCACCCGTTCCTGTGGGGTTCCAAGCGTACCGGTCCGGACCTGGCCCGTGTCGGCGGTCGTTACTCCGATGACTGGCAGCGTGCGCACTTGTACAACCCGCGCAACGTAGTGCCTGAGTCGAAAATGCCGGCGTACCCGTTCCTCGTGGAAAACAAGCTCGACGGCAAAGACACCGCCAAGAAAATGGAAGTCTTGCGCACGCTCGGCGTCCCTTACACCGACGAAGACATCGCCGGCGCCAAGGATGCTGTGAAGGGCAAAACCGAAATGGACGCGCTGGTGGCCTATCTGCAAGGCCTGGGCACCATCATCAAAAGCAAACGGTGA
- the ccoN gene encoding cytochrome-c oxidase, cbb3-type subunit I: MSTAISPTAYNYKVVRQFAIMTVVWGILGMGLGVFIASQLVWPELNFGLAWTSFGRLRPLHTNLVIFAFGGCALFATSYYVVQRTCQTRLISDSLAAFTFWGWQAVIVGAIVTLPMGFTTTKEYAELEWPLAILLAIVWVTYGLVFFGTIVKRKTKHIYVGNWFYGAFIVVTAMLHIVNHASLPVSFFKSYSAYSGATDAMIQWWYGHNAVGFFLTTGFLGMMYYFVPKQAERPIYSYRLSIVHFWALITLYIWAGPHHLHYTALPDWAQSLGMAMSIILLAPSWGGMINGMMTLSGAWHKLRTDPILRFLVVSLAFYGMSTFEGPMMAIKTVNSLSHYTDWTIGHVHAGALGWVAMISIGAIYHMIPKLFGRTQMHSIGLINTHFWLATIGTVLYIASMWVNGITQGLMWRAINDDGTLTYSFVEALQASHPGFIVRALGGAFFASGMLFMAYNVWRTVRASNPAEAKAAEQIAVVGAH; the protein is encoded by the coding sequence ATGAGCACAGCAATCAGTCCGACTGCTTATAACTATAAGGTAGTCCGCCAGTTCGCCATCATGACGGTGGTCTGGGGGATCCTTGGCATGGGGCTCGGTGTCTTCATCGCCTCGCAACTGGTCTGGCCGGAGTTGAACTTCGGTCTGGCATGGACGAGCTTTGGACGCCTGCGCCCGCTGCACACCAACCTGGTGATTTTCGCCTTCGGTGGTTGTGCTCTGTTTGCCACTTCCTATTACGTCGTGCAGCGAACCTGCCAAACGCGACTGATTTCCGACAGCCTCGCGGCCTTCACCTTCTGGGGTTGGCAAGCGGTGATCGTCGGCGCGATCGTGACCTTGCCGATGGGTTTCACCACCACCAAGGAATACGCGGAACTGGAATGGCCCCTGGCTATTCTGCTGGCCATTGTCTGGGTCACCTACGGTCTGGTGTTCTTCGGCACCATCGTCAAGCGCAAGACCAAGCACATCTATGTGGGTAACTGGTTCTACGGTGCCTTCATCGTCGTGACCGCGATGCTGCACATCGTCAACCACGCCTCTCTGCCGGTCAGTTTCTTCAAGTCCTACTCGGCTTATTCGGGTGCGACTGACGCGATGATCCAGTGGTGGTACGGCCACAACGCGGTCGGTTTCTTCCTGACCACCGGCTTCCTGGGGATGATGTACTACTTCGTTCCGAAGCAGGCCGAGCGTCCGATCTACTCTTATCGTCTGTCGATCGTGCACTTCTGGGCGCTGATCACCCTGTACATCTGGGCCGGTCCTCACCACTTGCACTACACCGCACTGCCAGACTGGGCTCAGTCCCTGGGCATGGCGATGTCGATCATCCTGCTGGCTCCGAGCTGGGGCGGCATGATCAACGGCATGATGACCCTGTCGGGCGCCTGGCATAAGCTGCGCACCGACCCGATCCTGCGCTTCCTCGTGGTATCGCTGGCGTTCTACGGCATGTCGACCTTCGAAGGCCCGATGATGGCCATCAAGACCGTCAACTCGCTGTCGCACTACACCGACTGGACCATCGGCCACGTACACGCCGGCGCTCTTGGCTGGGTAGCGATGATTTCGATCGGCGCGATCTACCACATGATCCCGAAACTGTTCGGTCGTACGCAGATGCACAGCATCGGCCTGATCAACACGCACTTCTGGCTCGCGACCATCGGTACCGTTCTGTACATCGCATCGATGTGGGTCAACGGCATCACCCAGGGCCTGATGTGGCGTGCAATCAACGACGACGGCACCCTCACCTACTCGTTCGTCGAAGCGCTGCAAGCCAGCCACCCTGGTTTCATCGTTCGCGCCCTGGGCGGTGCGTTCTTCGCCAGCGGCATGCTGTTCATGGCCTACAACGTATGGCGTACCGTACGTGCCTCGAACCCGGCTGAAGCCAAAGCTGCTGAACAGATTGCTGTAGTTGGAGCTCACTGA
- the ccoP gene encoding cytochrome-c oxidase, cbb3-type subunit III → MTTFWSTWICVLTIGSLIGLTWLLIGTRRGETKGSTDQTMGHSFDGIEEYDNPLPQWWFMLFAATLVFAVGYLVLYPGLGNWKGLLPGYEDGWTGVHEWEKEMNKADAKFGPIFAKFAAMPIEEVAKDPLALKMGGRLFASNCSVCHGSDAKGAFGFPNLADSNWRWGGDADMIKTTIMGGRMAAMPAWGEILGDAGVKNVAAYVRHELAGLPLPADSTADLHAGQQAFSTTCVACHGANGQGTEAMGAPNLTQPAGFIYGTSLAQLQQTIRHGRQGHMPAQNELLGNDKVQLLAAYVYSLSHGLSTERLQAEGKGK, encoded by the coding sequence ATGACCACCTTCTGGAGTACGTGGATCTGCGTACTGACCATCGGCAGCCTGATCGGCCTGACCTGGCTGCTGATCGGTACGCGCCGAGGGGAAACCAAGGGCAGCACCGACCAGACCATGGGCCACAGCTTCGACGGCATCGAGGAGTACGACAACCCGCTGCCGCAGTGGTGGTTCATGCTGTTCGCCGCCACCTTGGTGTTTGCCGTCGGTTATCTGGTGCTTTACCCGGGCCTGGGCAACTGGAAAGGCCTATTGCCCGGCTATGAGGACGGCTGGACCGGCGTCCATGAATGGGAAAAGGAGATGAACAAGGCTGACGCGAAGTTCGGACCGATCTTCGCCAAATTTGCTGCCATGCCCATCGAAGAAGTGGCCAAGGACCCGCTAGCGCTGAAAATGGGCGGTCGTCTGTTTGCGTCCAATTGCTCGGTGTGCCACGGCTCGGATGCCAAGGGCGCGTTCGGCTTCCCTAACCTGGCCGACAGCAACTGGCGTTGGGGCGGCGATGCCGACATGATCAAAACAACCATCATGGGTGGTCGCATGGCCGCGATGCCGGCCTGGGGTGAAATCCTCGGCGACGCCGGCGTGAAGAACGTCGCCGCCTATGTGCGTCATGAATTGGCCGGCCTGCCCTTGCCCGCCGACAGCACAGCCGATCTGCACGCCGGACAGCAAGCGTTCAGCACCACCTGCGTAGCCTGTCATGGGGCAAACGGCCAGGGCACTGAAGCCATGGGGGCGCCGAATCTGACGCAACCAGCCGGATTTATCTACGGTACAAGCCTGGCGCAACTGCAACAAACCATCCGTCATGGCCGCCAGGGCCATATGCCGGCGCAGAACGAACTGCTCGGCAACGACAAGGTGCAATTGCTGGCCGCTTACGTGTACAGCCTCTCTCACGGGCTGAGCACCGAGCGTTTACAGGCTGAAGGCAAAGGCAAATAA
- a CDS encoding cbb3-type cytochrome oxidase subunit 3, with amino-acid sequence MLSEMSSGMIRGLGTVVVFVAFVGLTLWVFNSKRNPEFAEARLLPFADEPPSENSTQQESAARSTRP; translated from the coding sequence ATACTAAGCGAAATGAGCAGTGGAATGATCCGCGGACTGGGCACGGTCGTGGTATTCGTGGCCTTCGTCGGCCTGACGCTGTGGGTGTTCAACAGCAAGCGTAATCCGGAATTCGCCGAAGCGCGCTTGCTGCCGTTCGCCGATGAGCCGCCATCCGAAAACAGCACCCAACAAGAATCCGCCGCAAGGAGTACCCGGCCATGA
- the ccoO gene encoding cytochrome-c oxidase, cbb3-type subunit II has translation MKHETIEKNVGLLMLLMVFAVSIGGLTQIVPLFFQDVTNKPVEGMKPYTALQLEGRDIYIREGCVGCHSQMIRPFRAETERYGHYSVAGESVWDHPFLWGSKRTGPDLARVGGRYSEDWHRAHLYNPRNVVPESKMPAYPWLVTQAVDNSHTETKLKTMRTLGVPYTDDDIAGSVASLQGKTEMDALVAYLQVLGTAIKSKR, from the coding sequence ATGAAACACGAAACAATCGAAAAAAACGTCGGCCTGCTGATGTTGCTGATGGTGTTCGCCGTGAGCATCGGCGGCCTGACCCAGATCGTCCCGCTGTTTTTTCAGGACGTGACCAATAAACCGGTAGAAGGCATGAAGCCCTACACCGCACTGCAACTGGAAGGTCGCGACATTTACATCCGCGAAGGCTGTGTCGGTTGCCACTCGCAGATGATCCGCCCGTTCCGCGCCGAAACCGAGCGCTATGGCCACTACTCGGTGGCCGGGGAAAGCGTTTGGGACCACCCGTTCCTTTGGGGCTCCAAGCGTACCGGTCCGGATCTGGCCCGAGTCGGCGGTCGCTACTCCGAAGACTGGCACCGCGCGCACTTGTACAACCCGCGCAACGTGGTGCCGGAGTCGAAGATGCCGGCCTACCCGTGGCTGGTCACACAAGCGGTCGACAACAGCCACACCGAAACCAAGCTCAAGACCATGCGCACCCTCGGCGTGCCGTACACCGACGACGACATCGCCGGTAGCGTCGCCTCGCTTCAGGGCAAAACCGAAATGGACGCGCTGGTCGCCTACCTGCAAGTGCTCGGCACTGCCATCAAGAGCAAGAGGTGA
- the ccoN gene encoding cytochrome-c oxidase, cbb3-type subunit I encodes MNTSISTAYNYKVVRQFAIMTVVWGIVGMGLGVFLAAQLVWPELNFNLPWTSFGRLRPLHTNAVIFAFGGCALFASSFYSVQRTCQTRLFAPKIAAFCFWGWQLVILLAAISLPLGYTSSKEYAELEWPIDILITIVWVAYAVVFFGTIMQRKTKHIYVGNWFFGGFIITVAILHIVNNLELPVSFTKSYSVYAGATDAMVQWWYGHNAVGFFLTAGFLGMMYYFVPKQAERPVYSYRLSIVHFWALITLYIWAGPHHLHYTALPDWAQSLGMVMSLILLAPSWGGMINGMMTLSGAWHKLRSDPILRFLVVSLAFYGMSTFEGPMMAIKTVNALSHYTDWTIGHVHAGALGWVAMISIGALYHMIPKIFGRTQMHSIGLINAHFWLATIGTVLYIASMWVNGIAQGLMWRAVNEDGTLTYSFVETLVASHPGFVVRLVGGAIFLSGMFLMAYNTWRTVRASQPAEAAAAAQIA; translated from the coding sequence ATGAACACTTCTATCAGTACCGCCTACAACTACAAGGTGGTCCGCCAATTCGCCATTATGACGGTGGTGTGGGGCATCGTCGGCATGGGGCTCGGGGTTTTTCTCGCCGCCCAATTGGTCTGGCCTGAACTCAACTTCAACCTGCCGTGGACCAGCTTCGGCCGTCTGCGCCCGCTGCATACTAACGCGGTGATCTTCGCTTTCGGCGGTTGCGCCCTGTTCGCCAGTTCGTTCTACTCGGTACAACGCACCTGCCAGACCCGCCTGTTTGCGCCAAAAATCGCCGCGTTCTGCTTCTGGGGCTGGCAGCTTGTGATTCTCTTGGCAGCCATCAGCCTGCCACTGGGTTACACCAGCTCCAAGGAATACGCCGAACTGGAATGGCCGATCGACATCCTGATCACCATCGTCTGGGTGGCCTATGCCGTCGTGTTCTTCGGCACAATCATGCAGCGCAAGACCAAACACATCTATGTCGGTAACTGGTTCTTCGGTGGATTCATCATCACCGTGGCGATCCTGCACATCGTCAACAACCTTGAGCTGCCGGTGAGTTTCACCAAGTCCTACTCGGTGTACGCCGGTGCGACCGATGCCATGGTGCAGTGGTGGTATGGACACAACGCCGTAGGCTTTTTCCTCACCGCCGGTTTCCTCGGGATGATGTACTACTTCGTGCCGAAACAGGCCGAGCGTCCGGTGTATTCCTATCGCTTGTCGATCGTGCACTTCTGGGCGCTGATCACCCTGTACATCTGGGCCGGTCCTCACCACTTGCACTACACCGCGCTGCCGGACTGGGCACAGTCGCTGGGCATGGTGATGTCACTGATCCTGCTGGCGCCAAGCTGGGGCGGGATGATCAACGGCATGATGACGCTCTCGGGCGCCTGGCATAAGTTGCGCAGCGACCCGATCCTGCGCTTCCTCGTGGTGTCTCTGGCGTTCTACGGCATGTCGACCTTCGAAGGGCCGATGATGGCGATCAAGACGGTCAACGCCCTCTCTCACTACACCGACTGGACCATTGGCCACGTTCACGCCGGCGCGCTCGGCTGGGTGGCGATGATTTCCATCGGGGCGCTGTACCACATGATTCCGAAAATCTTCGGCCGCACGCAGATGCACAGCATCGGCCTGATCAACGCGCACTTCTGGCTCGCGACCATCGGCACCGTGCTGTACATCGCGTCCATGTGGGTCAACGGCATCGCCCAGGGCCTGATGTGGCGCGCGGTCAACGAAGACGGCACGCTGACCTACTCCTTCGTCGAAACCCTGGTGGCCAGCCATCCTGGCTTCGTCGTGCGACTGGTGGGCGGTGCGATCTTCCTCAGTGGCATGTTCCTGATGGCTTACAACACCTGGCGCACCGTGCGGGCCTCGCAGCCTGCCGAAGCCGCCGCTGCCGCGCAGATAGCCTGA
- a CDS encoding alpha/beta family hydrolase, with product MDKEHKASIDGDQWAHCVRDHGWLWNAAASAPSATPVTLILAHGAGAPMDSGWMNDMAARLAALGVNVLRFEFPYMAQRRIDGSKRPPNPAPKLQECWREVYAVVRRHVAGRLAIGGKSMGGRMASLLADELGADALVCLGYPFYAVGKPEKPRVEHLAALKTRTLIVQGERDALGNRAAVEAYTMAPSIEVFWLAAGDHDLKPLKASGFTHEQHLAAAAGRVATFLGQ from the coding sequence ATGGACAAAGAGCACAAGGCCAGTATTGACGGGGATCAATGGGCGCATTGTGTGCGGGATCATGGATGGTTGTGGAATGCCGCTGCTTCGGCACCGTCGGCAACGCCTGTGACGCTGATTCTCGCCCACGGTGCCGGCGCGCCGATGGACAGCGGCTGGATGAACGACATGGCTGCGCGTCTTGCTGCGCTTGGGGTCAACGTGTTGCGTTTCGAGTTCCCCTACATGGCGCAGCGGCGTATCGATGGCAGTAAACGTCCCCCGAACCCGGCGCCCAAATTGCAGGAATGCTGGCGTGAGGTGTATGCCGTGGTGCGACGCCATGTCGCTGGGCGCCTGGCCATTGGCGGCAAGTCCATGGGCGGGCGGATGGCGAGTTTGTTGGCTGATGAATTGGGCGCGGATGCGCTGGTGTGCCTGGGATATCCGTTTTATGCGGTGGGCAAACCGGAGAAGCCACGGGTCGAACATTTGGCGGCGCTGAAGACTCGCACGTTGATCGTGCAGGGTGAGCGGGATGCGTTGGGTAATCGGGCGGCGGTCGAGGCTTACACGATGGCGCCGAGTATCGAGGTGTTCTGGCTGGCGGCAGGGGATCATGATTTGAAGCCGTTGAAGGCTTCGGGGTTTACCCATGAGCAGCATTTGGCGGCTGCGGCAGGCAGGGTGGCTACGTTTCTAGGTCAGTGA